The following proteins are co-located in the Nonlabens ponticola genome:
- the rpoC gene encoding DNA-directed RNA polymerase subunit beta', translating to MARYNETQTQKKFSKISIGLASPESILAESRGEVLKPETINYRTHKPERDGLFCERIFGPVKDYECACGKYKRIRYKGIVCDRCGVEVTEKKVRRDRIGHINLVVPVAHIWYFRSLPNKIGYLLGLPSKKLDMIIYYERYVVIQPGIAKNEEGEEVQKMDFLTEEEYLNILDTLPQENMYLEDSDPNKFIAKMGAECLIDLLQRIDLESLSYDLRHKANNETSKQRKMEALKRLQVVEALKESNEKRENNPEWMIMKVVPVIPPELRPLVPLDGGRFATSDLNDLYRRVIIRNNRLKRLMEIKAPEVILRNEKRMLQEAVDSLLDNTRKSSAVKTDSNRPLKSLSDSLKGKQGRFRQNLLGKRVDYSARSVIVVGPELKLYECGIPKDMAAELYKPFVIRKLIERGIVKTVKSAKKIIDKKEPVVWDILENVLKGHPVLLNRAPTLHRLGIQAFQPKLIEGKAIQLHPLVCTAFNADFDGDQMAVHLPLGPEAILEAQLLMLASHNILNPANGSPIAVPSQDMVLGLYYMTKLRRSEGDHIVKGEGLTFYGPEELVIAFNEKRVDINAPVKCRIKLLQKDGSYKAEIIETTAGRVLFNEKVPDEAGYINEVLTKKALRDIIGDILKVTDVPRTAAFLDEIKDLGYGFAFRGGLSFSLGDIMIPAEKQSMIDNANKKVDAIRGNYGMGLITQNERYNQVIDVWTATNAELTELSMKNIREDQQGFNSVFMMLDSGARGSKEQIRQLTGMRGLMAKPKKSNSGGGEIIENPILSNFKEGLSILEYFISTHGARKGLADTALKTADAGYLTRRLHDVAQDVIVNTVDCETLRGIEVAPLKKNEEVMERLGARVVGRTALNDVVDPATQDVIVAAGELITNQLADVIDESDLESVEVRSPLTCEADKGVCAKCYGRNLATNRMVMRGEAVGVIAAQSIGEPGTQLTLRTFHVGGVAGNVSEENTIVAKNDGILEIDDLKTVKGESSDGKAVEVVISRTAEAKLMHPKTGILLNSNNIPYGSELYAKVGAKVKKGDLIAKWDAFNGVIISEFAGKIKFENIIQGTTFQVETDEQTGYEEKVISDSRDKKLIPTLHIVDTKGETQISYNLPVGAHLMVNDDEKIKVGKVLVKIPRKSAKAGDITGGLPRVTELFEARNPSNPAVVTEIDGVVSFGKIKRGNREIIVTSKTDEVKKYLVKLSNQILVQENDYVRAGMPLSDGSITPKDILAIKGPSAVQQYLVNEVQEVYRLQGVKINDKHFEVVVRQMLRKVKIVDPGDGVFLENQLVHKEDFIKENDKLYGMKVVESAGDSDTLKEGQIITPRQLRDENSKLKREDKNAVVARDVEPATAEPVLQGITRASLQTKSFISAASFQETTKVLNEAAVSGKVDTLEGLKENVIVGHRIPAGTGMRNYDDIIVGSKEEFENLLQRKDEPQVNYN from the coding sequence ATGGCTAGATATAACGAAACCCAAACGCAGAAGAAATTTTCTAAGATTTCCATAGGTCTTGCATCTCCAGAATCAATCCTTGCAGAATCAAGAGGTGAAGTCTTGAAACCTGAGACGATTAACTATCGTACACACAAACCTGAGAGAGATGGTTTGTTCTGCGAGCGCATCTTTGGTCCTGTAAAGGATTATGAGTGTGCCTGTGGTAAATATAAACGCATACGTTACAAGGGTATCGTGTGTGATCGATGTGGTGTCGAGGTAACTGAAAAGAAGGTGAGACGTGACCGTATAGGACACATCAATCTGGTAGTTCCTGTGGCGCACATTTGGTATTTCCGTAGTTTGCCTAATAAAATAGGTTACCTACTAGGATTACCATCTAAGAAACTGGATATGATCATCTACTACGAGAGATATGTAGTGATCCAGCCAGGTATCGCAAAAAATGAAGAAGGTGAAGAAGTTCAAAAAATGGACTTCCTAACTGAAGAAGAATACTTAAACATTCTTGACACGTTGCCACAAGAGAACATGTATCTCGAGGACAGCGATCCTAACAAATTCATCGCAAAGATGGGTGCAGAATGTTTGATCGATCTTCTACAACGCATTGATCTTGAATCATTGTCTTACGACCTGCGTCACAAGGCAAATAACGAGACGTCAAAGCAGCGCAAGATGGAGGCACTCAAGCGTCTTCAAGTTGTTGAGGCTCTCAAGGAATCAAACGAGAAGCGTGAGAACAATCCAGAGTGGATGATTATGAAAGTGGTTCCAGTAATACCGCCAGAATTACGTCCATTAGTACCACTAGATGGTGGTCGTTTTGCAACGTCTGACTTGAATGATTTGTATCGTCGTGTGATCATACGTAACAACCGTTTGAAACGATTGATGGAGATCAAGGCGCCAGAGGTAATCTTGCGTAATGAGAAGCGTATGCTTCAAGAAGCAGTTGACTCACTTTTAGATAATACTAGAAAATCAAGCGCTGTAAAGACAGATTCTAATCGTCCATTGAAATCTCTTTCTGACTCATTGAAAGGTAAGCAAGGACGTTTCCGCCAGAACTTACTGGGTAAGCGTGTTGACTATTCTGCACGTTCAGTAATTGTTGTTGGACCAGAATTGAAATTATATGAGTGTGGTATTCCTAAGGATATGGCTGCAGAGCTTTACAAGCCTTTTGTAATACGCAAGCTTATTGAGCGTGGTATTGTTAAAACGGTAAAAAGCGCCAAGAAAATTATAGATAAGAAAGAACCAGTGGTTTGGGATATTCTGGAAAACGTCCTGAAAGGACATCCAGTTCTGTTGAACCGTGCGCCAACGCTACACCGTCTAGGTATACAGGCCTTCCAGCCTAAGCTTATTGAAGGTAAAGCGATCCAGCTACACCCATTAGTATGTACAGCATTTAATGCAGACTTTGATGGTGACCAGATGGCAGTACACTTACCACTAGGTCCAGAGGCTATTCTGGAAGCACAACTGTTGATGCTTGCATCACACAATATCTTGAATCCTGCCAATGGTAGCCCAATTGCGGTACCATCACAGGATATGGTATTGGGTCTATATTACATGACCAAGTTGCGCAGATCAGAAGGTGATCACATCGTCAAAGGTGAAGGTCTTACCTTCTACGGTCCAGAAGAATTGGTAATTGCATTTAATGAGAAGCGAGTTGACATTAATGCGCCAGTAAAATGCCGTATCAAGTTATTGCAAAAAGATGGATCTTATAAAGCCGAGATCATTGAGACTACTGCTGGACGTGTTCTCTTTAATGAGAAAGTGCCAGACGAGGCTGGTTATATTAATGAGGTACTTACTAAGAAGGCCCTGCGCGATATCATCGGTGATATTCTTAAGGTAACTGATGTTCCTAGAACAGCAGCATTCCTTGATGAAATCAAAGATCTAGGTTATGGATTTGCATTCCGTGGTGGATTGTCATTCTCTCTAGGAGACATTATGATCCCAGCAGAAAAGCAATCTATGATTGATAATGCTAATAAGAAAGTAGACGCCATACGTGGTAACTACGGTATGGGTCTCATCACTCAAAACGAGCGTTACAATCAAGTAATTGACGTATGGACTGCAACAAATGCAGAACTTACTGAATTGTCAATGAAGAACATTAGAGAAGATCAACAAGGATTTAACTCTGTGTTTATGATGCTTGACTCTGGTGCACGTGGATCTAAGGAACAAATCAGACAGTTGACTGGTATGCGTGGTCTTATGGCTAAGCCTAAAAAGTCTAACTCTGGTGGTGGCGAGATTATTGAAAACCCTATTCTTTCTAACTTTAAGGAAGGTCTTTCAATCCTTGAATACTTTATCTCAACGCACGGTGCTCGTAAAGGACTTGCAGATACAGCCCTTAAAACGGCAGATGCTGGTTACTTGACTCGTCGTCTGCATGACGTTGCACAAGATGTAATCGTCAATACGGTTGATTGTGAAACATTACGCGGTATCGAGGTGGCACCGCTCAAGAAGAATGAAGAAGTAATGGAGCGCCTTGGTGCTCGTGTAGTAGGGCGTACTGCCTTGAATGACGTTGTAGATCCTGCAACTCAAGATGTTATCGTTGCAGCTGGTGAATTGATTACAAATCAACTCGCTGATGTAATTGATGAGTCAGATCTTGAGTCAGTAGAAGTTCGCTCTCCGCTTACCTGTGAAGCAGATAAAGGCGTTTGTGCAAAATGTTATGGCCGCAACCTTGCTACTAATAGAATGGTAATGAGAGGTGAGGCTGTAGGTGTGATCGCAGCACAGTCTATTGGTGAGCCTGGTACACAGCTTACACTACGTACATTCCATGTGGGTGGTGTTGCAGGTAACGTTTCCGAAGAGAATACGATTGTTGCTAAAAACGATGGTATCCTTGAAATCGATGACTTGAAAACAGTCAAAGGTGAGAGTAGTGATGGTAAAGCAGTAGAGGTAGTAATATCTCGTACAGCTGAGGCTAAATTAATGCACCCTAAGACGGGAATTCTTCTTAACTCCAATAATATCCCTTATGGATCAGAGCTGTATGCAAAGGTTGGAGCCAAGGTTAAGAAAGGTGATCTGATTGCTAAATGGGATGCCTTTAACGGTGTGATCATTTCAGAATTTGCTGGTAAGATCAAGTTTGAAAATATCATTCAAGGAACAACCTTCCAGGTAGAGACTGATGAGCAAACAGGATATGAGGAGAAAGTAATTTCTGATTCGCGTGATAAAAAGTTGATCCCTACGTTGCATATTGTTGACACGAAAGGTGAAACACAAATAAGTTACAACCTACCAGTCGGAGCTCACCTGATGGTAAATGATGATGAGAAGATCAAAGTAGGTAAAGTGCTTGTTAAGATACCACGTAAATCTGCCAAAGCAGGTGATATAACCGGTGGTCTTCCTCGAGTTACTGAATTATTTGAAGCGCGTAATCCTTCTAATCCAGCAGTAGTGACTGAGATTGATGGTGTCGTTTCTTTCGGTAAGATCAAAAGAGGTAATCGTGAAATTATCGTGACTTCTAAGACTGATGAGGTTAAGAAATACCTAGTAAAACTATCTAATCAAATCTTAGTACAAGAGAATGATTATGTTAGAGCAGGTATGCCGTTGTCTGATGGTTCTATTACACCTAAAGATATTCTTGCTATCAAAGGACCTAGCGCTGTTCAACAGTATCTAGTAAATGAGGTACAAGAAGTATATAGGTTACAAGGTGTGAAAATCAATGACAAACATTTTGAAGTTGTTGTACGTCAAATGTTGCGTAAGGTTAAGATCGTTGATCCAGGTGATGGTGTATTCTTGGAGAACCAATTGGTTCACAAGGAAGACTTTATCAAAGAGAATGATAAACTTTATGGTATGAAGGTAGTTGAAAGTGCTGGTGATTCTGATACCTTGAAAGAAGGGCAAATCATCACTCCACGACAACTGCGCGATGAAAATAGTAAACTTAAGAGAGAAGATAAGAATGCGGTAGTTGCAAGAGATGTAGA
- the rpoB gene encoding DNA-directed RNA polymerase subunit beta yields MLATNTERINFSTVTSKAEYPDLLDIQIKSFQDFFQLETKSDKREVEGLYNTFMENFPITDTRNQFVLEFLDYFVDPPRYSIQECIERGLTYSVPLKSRLKLYCTDPEHEDFETIVQDVYLGTIPYMTPSGTFVINGAERVVVSQLHRSPGVFFGQSFHANGTKLYSARVIPFKGSWIEFATDINSVMYAYIDRKKKLPVTTLFRAIGFERDKDILGIFDLAEEVKATKTGLKKYLGRKLAARVLRTWHEDFVDEDTGEVVSIERNEIVLDRDTVLEKEHIDEILEAQAKTILLHKEDNQSADYAIIHNTLQKDPTNSEKEAVEHIYRQLRNAEPPDEETARGIIDKLFFSDQRYNLGEVGRYRMNKKLGLDIAMDKQVLTKDDIITIIKHLIMLINSKAEIDDIDHLSNRRVRTVGEQLSSQFGVGLARMARTIRERMNVRDNEVFTPIDLINAKTLSSVINSFFGTNQLSQFMDQTNPLAEITHKRRLSALGPGGLSRERAGFEVRDVHYTHYGRLCPIETPEGPNIGLISSLAVFAKVNSMGFIETPYRKVNDGVVNLEEEPIYLSAEEEEGMHIAQANLPLKKGKIDQDNVIARMEGDFPVVDPSVVAYADVAPNQIASISASLIPFLEHDDANRALMGSNMMRQAVPLLRVDAPIVGTGLERQVASDSRVLINAEGPGKVVYVDAQKIVIEYDRTDREKLVSFDADETSYNLIKFRKTNQGTSITLKPIVQKGDRVEKGQVLCQGYATEAGELALGRNMKVAFMPWKGYNFEDAIVISEKVVREDIFTSIHVDEYSLEVRDTKLGNEELTADIPNVSEEATADLDEHGMIRIGAEVEPGDILIGKITPKGESDPTPEEKLLRAIFGDKAGDVKDASLKASPSLKGVVIDKKLFSRAVKDKKKRAQDKEDIARLEQEYQSKFDNLQSRLVEKLFEIVSGKTSQGVFNDLGEEVLPKGKKYTLKMLNSVDDYTHLVSGTWTTTKETNEIIADLLHNYKIKENDLQGSLRREKFTISVGDELPAGIIKLAKVYIAKKRKLKVGDKMAGRHGNKGIVARIVRQEDMPFLEDGTPVDIVLNPLGVPSRMNIGQIYETVLGWAGEKLGKNFATPIFDGATLDQINGYTDEAGIPRFGHTYLYDGGTGEQFDQPATVGIIYMLKLGHMVDDKMHARSIGPYSLITQQPLGGKAQFGGQRFGEMEVWALEAYGASSTLREILTVKSDDVVGRAKTYEAIVKGEPMPEPGLPESFNVLMHELKGLGLDLRLED; encoded by the coding sequence ATGCTAGCAACAAACACAGAAAGAATTAATTTTTCGACGGTAACAAGCAAAGCAGAATATCCTGATCTGCTGGATATCCAAATCAAATCGTTTCAGGATTTCTTTCAATTAGAAACTAAATCTGATAAAAGAGAAGTTGAAGGTCTATACAACACCTTCATGGAAAACTTCCCGATTACAGATACTCGCAACCAGTTTGTATTAGAGTTTCTTGACTATTTTGTAGATCCACCACGATACTCCATTCAAGAATGTATCGAGCGTGGCCTTACTTACAGCGTGCCACTCAAGTCACGCCTTAAATTATATTGTACTGATCCAGAACATGAGGATTTTGAAACCATCGTTCAGGATGTTTACTTAGGTACAATTCCCTACATGACTCCATCTGGCACATTCGTTATAAACGGTGCAGAAAGAGTTGTTGTATCACAACTACACAGATCTCCAGGTGTATTCTTTGGACAGTCGTTTCACGCAAATGGTACAAAGTTGTACTCTGCCCGTGTAATACCATTCAAGGGATCATGGATTGAATTTGCTACTGACATCAATAGTGTTATGTATGCATATATTGATCGTAAGAAAAAATTACCTGTAACAACGCTTTTCCGTGCTATCGGTTTTGAAAGAGACAAGGATATCCTTGGAATCTTTGACCTTGCGGAAGAAGTAAAAGCTACAAAAACCGGACTTAAAAAATACCTAGGTCGTAAACTTGCCGCACGTGTTCTTAGAACTTGGCATGAGGATTTTGTTGATGAGGATACGGGAGAAGTTGTTTCTATCGAGCGTAATGAGATCGTTCTTGATCGCGATACAGTTCTTGAGAAGGAACATATTGATGAGATACTAGAAGCCCAGGCTAAAACTATTCTTCTTCATAAAGAAGATAATCAGTCTGCTGACTACGCGATCATCCATAATACACTACAAAAAGATCCAACTAATTCTGAAAAAGAAGCAGTTGAACATATCTATAGACAATTACGTAATGCCGAGCCGCCAGATGAAGAAACCGCACGCGGTATCATCGATAAATTATTTTTCTCTGATCAGCGATATAATTTAGGTGAAGTAGGTCGTTACCGTATGAATAAAAAATTGGGTCTTGATATCGCAATGGACAAGCAAGTCTTGACCAAAGATGATATCATTACCATTATCAAGCACTTGATCATGTTGATCAACTCTAAAGCAGAGATTGATGATATTGACCACTTATCAAACCGTCGTGTACGTACGGTAGGTGAGCAGCTTAGTTCCCAATTTGGTGTTGGTCTTGCTCGTATGGCAAGAACAATTCGCGAACGTATGAACGTACGTGATAATGAGGTGTTTACACCTATTGACTTGATTAATGCAAAGACTTTGTCTTCTGTAATCAATTCTTTCTTTGGTACCAACCAGTTATCTCAGTTCATGGATCAAACTAATCCATTGGCAGAGATTACACACAAGCGTCGTTTATCGGCACTAGGACCTGGTGGACTCTCGAGAGAAAGAGCTGGATTTGAGGTTCGCGACGTTCACTATACGCACTATGGCCGCTTATGTCCTATTGAAACTCCTGAAGGACCTAACATTGGTTTGATTTCTTCACTTGCTGTATTTGCTAAGGTGAACAGCATGGGATTCATTGAGACTCCTTATAGAAAGGTCAACGACGGTGTGGTAAATCTTGAAGAAGAACCAATCTATCTAAGTGCAGAAGAAGAAGAAGGAATGCACATAGCACAGGCAAACTTACCATTGAAGAAAGGTAAGATCGACCAGGATAATGTAATTGCTCGTATGGAAGGTGACTTCCCAGTAGTTGATCCTAGTGTTGTTGCTTATGCAGACGTTGCTCCTAATCAAATTGCTTCTATATCTGCGTCATTGATTCCATTCTTGGAGCATGATGATGCAAACCGTGCCTTGATGGGATCAAACATGATGCGTCAGGCAGTACCACTATTGAGAGTTGATGCTCCTATTGTTGGAACAGGACTTGAAAGACAGGTTGCTAGTGATTCAAGAGTATTGATAAATGCAGAAGGTCCGGGTAAAGTAGTTTATGTAGATGCACAAAAGATCGTCATAGAATACGATCGTACAGATCGTGAGAAGCTAGTAAGCTTTGATGCAGACGAGACTTCTTATAACTTGATCAAATTCCGTAAGACCAATCAAGGTACTTCTATTACTTTGAAGCCTATCGTTCAAAAAGGCGATAGAGTTGAAAAAGGTCAAGTGCTGTGTCAAGGTTATGCAACTGAGGCTGGTGAATTAGCACTAGGGCGTAACATGAAAGTGGCATTTATGCCATGGAAAGGTTACAACTTTGAGGATGCGATTGTAATTTCAGAGAAGGTTGTACGTGAGGATATCTTTACTTCTATTCACGTGGATGAATATTCACTTGAGGTTAGAGATACTAAACTCGGTAACGAGGAACTTACTGCAGATATACCTAACGTGTCTGAAGAAGCTACGGCAGATCTTGATGAGCACGGTATGATACGCATTGGTGCAGAGGTTGAACCTGGTGATATCCTTATAGGTAAAATCACACCAAAAGGTGAATCTGACCCAACTCCAGAAGAGAAACTTCTTAGAGCCATTTTTGGAGATAAAGCAGGTGATGTGAAAGATGCATCACTCAAGGCTTCTCCATCACTTAAAGGTGTAGTGATCGACAAGAAATTGTTCTCACGCGCTGTCAAGGATAAGAAGAAAAGAGCGCAGGATAAAGAGGATATCGCAAGATTAGAGCAAGAGTATCAATCAAAATTTGATAACCTACAATCTAGACTTGTTGAGAAACTTTTTGAAATCGTTAGTGGTAAAACATCACAAGGTGTATTCAATGACTTAGGAGAAGAAGTTCTTCCTAAAGGCAAAAAATACACTCTCAAAATGTTGAACTCGGTAGATGATTATACGCACTTAGTTTCTGGAACATGGACAACTACTAAGGAGACTAACGAGATCATTGCAGATTTACTGCACAACTATAAGATTAAAGAAAACGATCTTCAAGGATCATTGAGACGTGAGAAGTTTACCATCAGTGTTGGTGATGAGCTTCCTGCTGGTATCATCAAACTTGCTAAAGTTTACATCGCTAAAAAGCGTAAACTTAAAGTAGGTGATAAGATGGCTGGACGTCACGGTAATAAAGGTATCGTGGCACGTATAGTACGTCAAGAGGACATGCCATTCCTTGAGGATGGAACTCCTGTTGATATCGTTTTGAATCCACTAGGTGTACCATCTCGTATGAACATCGGGCAAATTTATGAGACCGTTCTAGGATGGGCTGGTGAGAAATTGGGCAAGAACTTTGCGACACCAATTTTTGACGGTGCAACACTAGATCAAATCAATGGATACACAGATGAGGCTGGTATTCCACGCTTCGGTCATACCTATCTATATGATGGTGGTACTGGAGAGCAGTTTGATCAACCAGCAACCGTTGGTATCATCTACATGCTTAAACTGGGTCACATGGTTGACGACAAGATGCACGCTAGATCTATCGGTCCTTACTCATTGATCACTCAGCAGCCACTCGGTGGTAAAGCACAGTTTGGTGGTCAGCGATTTGGTGAGATGGAGGTTTGGGCACTAGAGGCATACGGTGCTTCAAGTACTCTCCGCGAGATCTTGACCGTTAAGTCTGATGATGTGGTAGGAAGAGCTAAGACATATGAGGCCATTGTTAAAGGTGAGCCTATGCCAGAGCCTGGATTACCAGAATCGTTCAATGTATTGATGCACGAGTTAAAAGGTCTAGGACTAGACTTGAGACTCGAGGATTAA